The DNA segment GCACTCAGCGGACCGGATGAAGGCCCGGTAATGCTCGAAGGCCAAGCGGCGCGTTTCTGCCCCGACCCGCGCCCGCTCCGCCGCCAACCGCGCCGGTTCCCTGCCCAGTTCCGCCAGCCCTAGCGCAGCCAGCTCGGCCACGTAAGCGGAGAGCTCAGGGCCGCCAGAgcccgccgccgccgggcctcgcagccaggccagcagccGGGCCTCCTCCGCCGCCGCAGCCATCGCGCCGCTCCGGCCGCCAGGTCACTTCCGGCTCCGCAGTTCCGGTTCCGCCGCAGCCGCGTGTGGCGCGGGGCGATGCGGCCGCTGACGGAGGCGGAGACGCGGGCGGTGTTCGAGAAGCTGCGGCGATAGTGAGGCACCGGGCACCGGCAGCGGGCTGCGCACGGGGGCGCGGAAGGCAGAGGCGCCGGCCGCAGGAGTGGGGAGGGaatggggctggcagggttcGCCGCGGGTGAGGCGGGTATGGGTACCGGAAGGGAACCGGGCTCGGAGCGTGAAAGGGATGAGGCCCGGGAAAACCGGGCTCTCGGAGGTGCGGGAGGTGCCCCAGACCGGGTGGGGCTCACggtgcctgtccccacagcatcGGTGAGAACATCCAGCTGCTGGTGGACAGGCCCGATGGCACTTACTGCTTCCGCCTGCACCGGGACCGCGTCTACTACCTGAGGTGAGCGTGAGTGGGGACCTGGGACGGGCACGCAGCCGGCTCtggtgcctgcctgcctgggggCCCTGAGTGAGTTGCTGCGCCCCTCTCTCAgtgagaagctgctgaaggtggCTGCGAGCATCCCACGGGAGAGcctggtgtccctgggcacctgcTTCGGGAAGTTCACCAAGTCACAGAAGTTCCGTCTCAGCGTCACAGCCCTGGACTTCCTTGCGCCCTATGCGAAGGTGGGACGTGGTGTACCCCTCAGAGCCAACGCTCCTGTCCCACACTGGGTCCCTCCAGCCCATCACTGCTTTGTCTTCTCTTGCAGTACAAAGTGTGGGTGAAGCCCGGCTCAGAGCAGTCTTTCCTCTATGGCAACCACGTCCTGAAGTCAGGCCTGGGCCGCATCACAGAGAACACAGCCCAGTACCAGGGTGTGGTGGTGTACTCCATGGCTGACATCCCCCTGGTGAGTGGTCAGTGCAGTCCCTGTGCTTTCTAGGGCTGAGTCGTGTGGAAAATCTCTTACCCTTGCACCATTCTCACCCAGGGCTTTGGAGTGGCTGCTAAGTCCACGCAGGAGTGCCGGAAGGTGGACCCCATGGCCATCGTGGTGTTCCATCAGGCTGATGTTGGAGAGTACGTGCGAAATGAGGACACACTGACCTAAGAGACCAACAGCACTCTGAAGACAAGAGTGTTCCTGGGCAGAATGGACCTTGTCCTGCACCACTGGTGCAGCAGCATTACAAGGAACCACAGGGAGCCCATCTCAAacagggaggagaggctgggagctgccaggaggCACCCCCATGGCCCTaggggggctgctgctgaggtgaggaggagctAACCCTGTCCCCCTGCCACCACATAAAGCCTGTCCTTTTCTCAGAGCACCTGTTGTCTGATTCAGGGCCTTCAGGGGGGTCAACTCTTACTCCTGCTGCAAGTCCTACCTGCCTAAGGCAGTTCTGCAGGGAAACAGACACTGTGTTGAGTTTGGCTAGGGAGAGGCTTAGAGCCCAGGGCTGAGATGTCAGAGGCTAACAGTTGAGCTTctgggagggagggacagggcaggcagctgcctggaaGGCTGGACATGCTTCACCCAGCCTTGCAGAAGATGGAGGACAAGCAGCCAGCTGTGATCACTCCCCAGCATGCGTGCCAGACTTTCTTTATTTAATATCTGGTACAAAAAGCACAATGGACACTGTAAGGACACGTAGAGGGGtaacaaacaaacccagcacGCAAAGCTCAGGCAACCATGTTGCACTTCCCCTCTCTGGGTGATGTTAGATGAGGCAGGAGCAAGGGGAACGTTCCTTCTACGTGGAAGCAGGACCCAGctttccctcctgctctgtgaagggacagagaagcaCCTTGGTTATAGAGCGCTGCGGGCAGTAGTTGTGGGCACTGTTAGCACTTCGGCCTGCTGGAGGTGTGCCCATTGAAGAGGTGCTTCAGGAAGTAGAGCTGGAGCACCCCAGAGAGGACTATGACACAGCTCTGAGCCATTGACCACCAGTTGACATAGTTGTAGTTGGACTCCAGGAGGAAGGAATCAGCTCCTTTCCGCATCCGGGCGAAGTTGTAGAACCGCCACATGTGGAAGATGTGGACCTGCAGCTTGTGGATGCTGACCTGTGAAAGGATGGAGAacctgggggtggcagagttgctCTCAGAGCTGCCCACTGGGCTCAGCATTAAGCTGCAGTTCAGCCATGAGCAAACACTCTCTTGGGCCCCTTGAGAGGCCATGCCAGTCTCTGCTGCATGGGAGCACCCTGACCCTCACCTCGATTGCCTCCAGGGTGTTGTtcagctctttcttttcttctggttCCTTCTTTTCCATGTTCAAGCCTTCATAGTAGACACCAAAGTTGAGATACACTTGCACAAAGCCAAAGTGGTTTTCGTGGTTGTCCAGGCACAGCTGGTAGAAGCCTGCAAAGAGAAATGGGAATTGTTCCTTGAGTAGAAGAGCCACTGCTGGGCAGATCTATCTGGCACTTGACCCTCATTCTCCATGACGGAAGGGAGGTGCGATCAGGCTGATCCATGCTCTAGGAAGCACTATTAGTCTGCAGGcttggagcctgcagcaggtctGAGGAGGGATTGGGGTGGTGGGGACCTGTTTCCTTGGTGAGGAAGTTGATCTGTCCTCGCATGTGCTGGGAAACACCAAGCTGGACACCATTGGGGTCAGTTGCTGTGGccaggatgttcctgctgtTGCCAATCCCTGTTGCCCGCTGGACCTGGAGGCAGAAAACACCCAACAAGCATTTGGAGGTTGAGTCTGTACCCGGGAAACATGTGGGAGCCTACAGAAGCTCTAGtgtgcagggcagggacacagcaaggacCTGAGGGTTGGTTAGGGTCCATGGGAAGCTGCTTTATTACCAGCTGAGGTCATAAACAGCCTCCACCAAGATTCAGTTTGGAAAACCCTACCACCTGCAGCCTGGGTAATGATCCTTATGATTCCTAGTGCTCACTTacagtgctgtggctgctcacATTGACCCCACATATCCCACTGTGGCTTCCTGCCATCTGGATTGGGTGCCCTAGAACATTGGGAGATGGAGCTGTGCCAAGCCCCGTGGCCatgccctgttcctgctgggttgctctgctgagtgcagagctgAGGGAAGCCATCAGCGCAGGGCACAGCCATGCCTCAGCTCTCCTTCAACCAGCTCAGTGTAAACAGGAGATAACACAGCTGCAGGTTCCCCTGAGGAAAGGGGACAGAACGTTGGGACAGGCAGATAAGGCTGTGTCCAAGACCTTCAGTGCCTTCCAACTGCAGCTTGGCGTAGGGCAGAGTTCGCAGCACCAGGACACACTGGAACCCCCTAGCAGGCTTGGGCACCAAGTCTGGAGCTCTCAGCAGCACTTGGTAAGTTATTAAATAGGTATTTAGAAAAAAGTAAATGGAGTGAatgaagccaggctgagagttttggggttattcagcctggagaaggaaagtCTCTGGGAAGACCTCCTTCAGAACTCTAAGGGGTCAGTCAGAAAGCTGGGACAGACGTTTTAGTGGGGCCTGTTGTAACAGGAATGCTGGGTTTGAActgagggagatttagattgcataggaagaaggattttttttacaCTGAATGTGATGAGACACTGTctgagttgcccagagaggtgggagatgccccatttGTGGAACCATTCctggtcaggttgtttggggctctgaaccacttgctctagttgcagatgtccctgctgactgcagggtgggtggactagatggccttgaaagtctcttcccactcaaaccagtctgtgatgcCAGAAAACAGATGGTCTCCAAGATGAAGCATTCAAATGACCACAACCATTCCCTATACAAGGACCTTTCCCACACAGGGCAAACCACCTCCACCCCAGGGGCAGCAGGTCTAGAGTTCAGTCAACACATGGTCTTCACTGGTGGGGTACCCTTCCATGCATAAGCCTGGTTGCAGGACCAAGGCAATGAAGGATTTGCCACTGCAGGACCTGTTGCACCTTCAGAGGCAGCAGTCAGCACCAACTGCAGTACCACACCACAATTCCCTAAGGCCACTAGCAGCTGCACTGCACCAACAGCTTCCTGAGGCACATCCTGCCCCACTCACCTCATAGCTGAAGAAGAAGTTGCCGGTCTGGTGTGCAAACTGCCAGAAGCACTCCACAGCACCAGCAGGGACGATGATGGCAAAGTCGTAGCGATCTGCCCCACGGAAGAGGGGCTCCTGGCCTGACCCACTCaggggctcagttttggggcagcCAGTAGGGTCCAGTAACACCAGAagaaccaccagcagcagcatcctgctttccagcctccCAACACGCTGAGGCAGCGCAGGAGCAGGGACCTGAGGTGGTGGGGTAATCATTAACTGCTCCTCagtggccctgggcaggtgGCAGGAGGAGTGTGGCACAGGCTTGGCTCCTCAAGGTGATCTTGGTGCACAGCAGAAgttgctccagcttgcccataTTAGAGCTCATCTGGCCAAACCCTCCTGCAGACTGAGGGTACCACAAAACACCATgggtccagcagcacctcctggcTGCATCCAGCCAGCCCCACTCCTCTTACTAGATCATGTTCTGCCAGTCCACATCTTATGGACAAGAAAAAGTTTTACTCCAAGCAGCTTCCATTTTTGGGCTGTGACAACCTCCTTGCTCAGCCCTGGGAAaaagcctggcacagagaggggaagaaaattcTGTGACCCATGCAGCACGGTTGTCTCCTTCCACAtgggcacaacttcacactagTGTTAATAGTCCAGGCTGTGACTCACATCAAACCTTTCCAATCCAGAACAGCAGTCAGACTGGTTtgtgtgggaagggacctttaaaggtcatctagttcaaccccccttCAGTCATCATGAACATATACAACTAAAGCAGGTTGGTCAGAGCCTTGAACAACCcaacctggaatggttccaggaatggagcatctccacctctctgggcaacctgggacaggcctCTTCAGGGTGCTCTTGTCTACCCAAGGAAATGGTTTTACCATCAGAAGAGGAAGGCAAAGTGCAGCTGCAGTCACCTGTCTACCCAGGGAAATGGTTTTACTAGCAGAAGAGGAAGGCAAAGTGCAGCTGCAGTCACCTGTCTACCCAGGGAAATGGTTTTACtagcagaagaggagggaaaagtgcagccacagccaggtgaggcgcattccaggagctgaaggccaGAGGCACAACAGGTGTTTCCAGATGGATTTCTTCCTCGCCCTGGCTCTGCGGGAACACAGCCAAGAGAGGCTGCTTGGAAAAAATGCCCCtacacctcctctgcccttcaaaaaaaaaagaaatctagtCCAGAAGCTTTTGCTTCACACCTACACAGCACCTTGTACCCTCAGGGCACTGACTTTCCACCTCCAACATCTGCTGTTACAACTCCCCAGCAccaggaagcaaagcaggaggcCCCAATGCTCTGGAGAAGTGCCTGCCCCAAACTGCCACATTTCCACCCTTGTAGGTACAAGTTACAACTCCTTAAACCCAAGAAGAACTCAACTTTATTTTGCAGGAGACTGCTGGGACTGCAGCATTGGCACCTGAAGGCAGGGAACACAGTGCCCTGGTTGCTGGCAGGGGTTCCACACAGGAGGACACTGCCAGCAAGAAGTACCAGCAGGCATGACCAAAATCAATAAGCACTGGAACTTTTAAACATGGGAAACAACCAAcatttaataataaaaaagatgTTTTTAAAGCCTCAAGGCTGGGAGGGAGAAATCCCCAGAGACCAGCCATCTACAGTGAGGAGAGAAATGTGAAAATTAACTCAGCAGATCCCTTGGTCTACATCTCTTctttcctcagcagctttgggactccatcctccctgcctccctcccacaGGGAACCAAGCACAAATGGATGAACAAGGGATTCACAGTTCAGACAGTCAAAGCATATAAAAATATCCATGGACAGAATCATCCTGCCGCCTGAGAGTGCCCAAGCAGAAAAACACTTCACTTTGGCAGCCCATCACCTTGGGGTTCATTCTACAAGGGCTGTAGTTGTCCAGTGGAAAACCCCAACCCAGATTGTTTCCAAGTGTGTGCTATCAGGCTGCATggcttctgccagctgcaggagagctaaATCTTGCAGCTACAACTGGAGACTCAGGGATTCTTAGTTCTTACCAGACGTGGTTTCTATCTGCTGTAGCAATCTTGTGTACCAGGAGACAGAAGTGCTCAGCATGCTGGCCCCAGTACATGTTGAGGAtgagcacagcagcctcctcaCTGCCATCAAAGGTAAAATCAGGAGTTTTGGCATTGAAACTCCTGTAGCTCCCAGCTTCAGAGCATTCCCAGCTTTTTCATGGTCCGCCAGCGATCCTTGATCATCACTGCTGTGCGGTTCTGGAAGGGGTATTTCTGGCAGATGGCTTTCCATCGCCCTTCTCCAAACTTCTTCACCCCCTCTTTGatccactggctctcctgcacTGTCCATCTCTACAAAAGAGCAGAACAGAACGTGGAGTGCTGTGAGTGGGGAGCAGGCTTCCAGGGAGATTCCAGTCTGGCAGAGACTGGGTCAGAGGTCCATGCTCTAAcctgttcccagcctgtctgCTTCCCCTTATCTGTGCTAGTAACACTGAAGATGAAGAGCTGTCCcatcagcagcacagacagcactCAGTCAtcactgatgatgatgatgtgcTCTCATTGCTGTGACTAACAAGAGAAGTACTCAGAGCAAGCATAACCTCAGGAGTGGTTCCACTTGCCAGTGCAGCTCTGAATTTCTCCAGTGTGTGAGCAGCTCAACAAACCTGTCCCTGGACCAATCTAGTACATGAGGAGCCCTATGAAGACAAAGACCTGTACAACTGGGATCAAGCCTGGATACTGCAAGCCTCAGCCTTGGGAAGAAGGATCCCTTTCCAACAAAGGCTCTGGTGCTTTGtttgaagcacagcagcagcttgccctgctgcaataagctgcagctgctggggagatgGTGCCAGCAGTGATCCTGATGATCACACTTCACACTATCTAGGAGTTTGCTCTTGTATATGGACACATCCTGATCTCAAACCCTACTGAAAGGACTTCAGGGCTCCACATTACCTGTTTCCTGGAACCGAACACTGTAGAGTTGTGGTCACTTGTGAATGATGCTGGAAAACAAGGCAAGAGGGTTACACCTCACACAACCCAgaaggcacagctgctgctgacacagCCAGGGCATTCCATGACAGCCAGTAAACCCCAACTTctttatcttcctttttttttttgcatctatAGGACACACAGCCCTTCCCTTTCAAGCCCAAACTGCTCTAGGTGACAGCTTCCCAACACATGAAGAACAAGAGCATCCATCCAGGATGTGGATGTGATGTACACCAAGACTGGACTTAGATGTCATTGTCCATTCTTTTTCATCTGCTAAGCTGCtatccagctgcagaggggactGAAAAACTGATCTGGCTGAAAAGATGAACTTCACCTTGACTTCATGGCTAAAGTGGAATGAGGAGCTGAATTTCCAGTATTTACAGCCTGTAAGCCAAGCATGACCAGTCTGAAACTGGAACAGGAGTTTTCTAACACTTCAGGTAGAGTTACAAAGAACAATTATCTCAGTGATGGACAGCTACTGGTTTTCCTGGGATTTTAGGAGTTCCAGCTTCAGAATTCAGGCATACAAAAGGTAGCAAAGCTCCAAAGCCAGAAGTAAAATGGATTAATGGGTAACAGCTTACCTGCATCTGAGAAGAGCTCATCCTCCTCACTCCAGctatctttttcttcttcaccaCAGGAGCTGTTCCACCGTCCCTGGAAGAGCCTGAAAGCAGGGAGGAGTTTACTCTGCTGGCCAGGGAGAGTGTTGGAGGGGCAGAAGGTGCAGGGAGACCTACAGCACGGCAGGGAAGCCTGTGCTGAGCATGCAGCATTAAAATGCACCCATAAAGCAACATAACAACATTCCAACtgtttctccctgccctctggaAGGAGATTCATCCTCAGAAGCCCCTGTCTGAAGGTGTGGTCTACGGTGAATCCATCCACAGTGCACATTGTAACCAGCATTTGCAACAACCTGGTTTTGTGCAGTGAAGCacaggggacacacacacacacagagctgggctTCCCAGGCCTCTGTGTACAGCACCGACCTGCCACAGCTCAGGGGAACAGTGTTGAGGCTCCCCAGGCAGTGTTTAATTCTTGCTGTCACACTGCTGAGATGCAAGAAAGTTGCAGGGACCTCCCTCCCCAGGAGATCCATCTCCTCACTGCTGTTGCCTGCATCAAATCCTCAAGCACGAACGTGTGAGATTAAAAGCAGCTTTGCTATGAAAATAAACCCTGGTGAAGTTCACCCCTAGCTGTCACAGCCGATGTAACTGAAGTTATTTTGATCACAGGAAATAACTCTGTTCTCTGTTCTTACTCAGAGCTGCCTCCTTCTGGCACACTGACATTTGAGAACCAGAGATGCACGGGACGGGCTTTCCAGATAGATGTCATCGGCATCGCTGCCACTGCAAGCCCTGACATGTTACAGCTTCAGACAAGACACCCACACAAGCAGCATGGACAATAAATCACCACCCAGGTGAACTGGAAACCACCTTACAGTGGCAGGGATGTAACTGGAGAACTGCTCAAGCCAGTGTCAAATTAGCAACTGAAATTCCCTATGTGGAGAGGGTGGAAATCTCTCCTCTATGTCATCTCTGATATCTGTTTAACCCTAAGCAAGACACATCAGCAAGGTGCTTAAGAGATTTCACCATCAGCTGTTCTAGTTAGACTCTGAAGTGGGGTTTCTGTTGGCCCTGCCACCAGTGTCAGCTGCAAGACAAAAGATGGGGTGCAGATTAGAAAACAGAGTTGAGAGATGGACATCACATACTTAGTGCTCTGCGTGGGCACAGGCTGGTCGTGCAGTTTCTGAAcgggtctggaagcagaggatACAACTGGCTCTTGGGAAGAATCTGGGCTCGAGCTCAACTCGCCGCACTGGATGTCTCGCTCTGTGACCATTTTGCTTAGTGTCAGCAAGCGTTTGCTCTTATGGGCTATTTTGGGAGGGTCTGAGATCTCAGGATCTTGattctcctcttcttgctgtctCTTGGTTCTGTGGGATACAGAAGGAGACAGTTGCTTGAGGAAAGGAAAGTCTGTTTCATCCAGTTTGGTGAAGAGTGCGTCCGAATCCGGCAAGTTAGAGAGGATCTTGAAGGCTTCTCTGAGAGCAGAAATCCCAAACGTGGTGATGGCTCCAGAGGGCAGcctacaaaacaaacacaactgAGCAGGTCATAAGGATCTCACCAAGCTGGCTCCACTTCACTGAAGCTGGGCTTTTTCTGAGCAACTGACCCCAGGGTGGAAATAACATCTACCAAATGAAAAGGGCACTCCCAACCCTCTGGTCCACCCTCCTTCTGACTGGTGGTGTGCTGGGGAGGCAGGTCTGGGGAGGACGTGCCCATGGTTTACAAAGACACTAGATGTTGCCCCACCAAAGCAAGCTACTGCCCACCCTCCTCAGTGTACAGAAGTGCTAGATCTgcagaaaacaacaaacaaagcaCCGTGATGCTGTTACTGTGATGTAGACAGATGTCTTATCCCACTAGCCTTTGGGATTCGACGAGGTTGGGATGGTGCTTGggaagtgcaggagctgcctaGGCAGAGCAAACTATGCCTTGGCAGAGCTACTGCCATGCTTCACTATCAGTGCAgggccagatccctctgctcACCTTTCCAAGTCTCCAGGGGACACTGCTGGGAGTTCAGGAGCTGCTGATACTGGTTTGCTAGGTATTTCCATAGGCGCTGATGCATCTTCCAAGGTATTAACCACTGCCACTATACGTTCAGGAGTTGCTGCAGGGTCCATAGCCACATCCATggcctcaggagctgctgcagagtccTGAGCTCCTTCCACAGGCCCAGGAAGCGCTTCAAGACTACATGCCCTTTTGGCAGGACCAAGAGCTTCCACCTGGTCCTCAGCTGTTTCTGTAGATTCTGAAGCCCCATCTGGGTCCTGGTCCTTGGGTGTTTCTGCAGATTCTGGAGCCCCATCTGGGTCCTGGTCCTTGGGTGTTTCTGCAGATTCTGGAGCTCCATCTGGGTCCTTATCCTTTGGTTTATTTGCAGACTCAGGAGGCTCCGATGAGCATTTCTCTTCTTCGTGATGTTCTGAATTCCATTTTTTTATTACCTTGACAGAGAAAATCACTACTATAACAATGATTCCTTGCACTACTCCCTGATTCTATCCCCTCCCAAAGGCATTTTAAGCTGCTACTTGTAATTTAATTGGCACAACTTTCGTATCTATCAACTAAAACTCATTacacagactgaaaaaaatgtCCAACTTTATAATAAACCTTTTAACAGTAGACTCAGTTTGAAGTATTTTGGATTCAGTTAGGCACCTGAACTCTAACTCATTACTGGCACAGGAGACAGATAGAAGCCAAATGACTGTATTTCATTCCCTTGTGACATGGTAGTGTCAGCTGTCCCCAGATTTGCCCCTCGTACCCTCTTCTGCTGCCCCTTGCAGGGGCAGAAAGCTGGGCAAATTGGGCAGACACGCACCGTTAGGAGCGCTGGCTCTGAATCACCTATGTAGCTCTCcaggtgatgaaacactgccTGCTGGAAATCCCTGAAGGAGAAGTTCTTGACCACTGGATGAGTCAAATTCTTCTCCCGGATGATACCCAGGAACTCGGCCTTCTTTttctggaggagaagaaagcaagctCAGAGCAGGTACAAGGCATAAATGACaaacagcaggagctgggattcAGATGAGGTTCAGGCTTGTCCTATTTGACATCCAAACAGCTACTTTACACTGACAGATGGGTGTTCCTGAGGAACAGGAGAGTCACTATAGCAGAAGTTTGCTTCCAGTGTTCAAGAGATGACACTGACTACAGGAATGGCGACTAGGACCCTTTCTGCCCTCAGAACCAGCTCTTCTCACTAACTCATGATTCATGTGTGCGCTTAAGTTTGCCTCAATTAAAGCATGAATGTTGGATGCCTGGAAGACCCCTGAAGATAGGTGTGGAACAAAAGGAAGTCTAAAGTGATGCTCTGCAAATGCCCAACCCTAAGGGTCCATCTTTAAAGAAGGATTATTTTCCATCTCAGCACCTCTCCCTTTCTTGTTCACGTCTTGGCAagaggcaggctgctcagggaaacaCCTGATGCCTTTGATATGGGTCACAAGTGTCCACTCTGCCTCACCAGTATCCTGTAAGACCAGACCACCTCCCGCTCTTCCGGCTCCCCAAGACCCTACCAAATCACACAGCTCTCAGAAACCTCTTTCACCTCAGACTCACTTGGGTTTTGGGTTCCTTCCCAATATGACTCTTGACGATTTTGGAAGCTTTTTCAAACTGTCTGTTTTTGATGCAGACAATAACAGCctaaggaaggaaacaaaacagcagTTTCTCGGGTGGCACTGAACTGACCACACTCTCTACATCAGCTTTGGGAAAGGACATCTCATTATCAAGCACAGCACACCAGTAACAGCTTAACACCAACTTACACAGAGAAACAATGTCTATATGAAGTGATGAAGAAGCCACATTTGTGGCCCAGTCAGTACTAAGAGAGGTATTCTACACAAGGCAATTCCCACTGGCATTTACACCAGACCTTCCCAGGACAAAAACCAAGCACAGTGTTTACTGAAAAAGAATAAAGTCTTACAGCTTCCTTCAC comes from the Pogoniulus pusillus isolate bPogPus1 chromosome 20, bPogPus1.pri, whole genome shotgun sequence genome and includes:
- the TERF2 gene encoding telomeric repeat-binding factor 2 isoform X2; its protein translation is MASLPGGMVGRRRRLAPRGRAAAPGDVSEELVNAWVLQFYFCQAMTAYRCGRRRDFRQLRDVMQALLVRPVTKEPAIAQMLRMMQLLSRIEEGENLDCTFDKESELTPLESAIGVLELIQSEFSVAEKTMETIEKMVKEAAVIVCIKNRQFEKASKIVKSHIGKEPKTQKKKAEFLGIIREKNLTHPVVKNFSFRDFQQAVFHHLESYIGDSEPALLTVIKKWNSEHHEEEKCSSEPPESANKPKDKDPDGAPESAETPKDQDPDGAPESAETPKDQDPDGASESTETAEDQVEALGPAKRACSLEALPGPVEGAQDSAAAPEAMDVAMDPAATPERIVAVVNTLEDASAPMEIPSKPVSAAPELPAVSPGDLERTKRQQEEENQDPEISDPPKIAHKSKRLLTLSKMVTERDIQCGELSSSPDSSQEPVVSSASRPVQKLHDQPVPTQSTKLFQGRWNSSCGEEEKDSWSEEDELFSDAASFTSDHNSTVFGSRKQRWTVQESQWIKEGVKKFGEGRWKAICQKYPFQNRTAVMIKDRWRTMKKLGML
- the TERF2 gene encoding telomeric repeat-binding factor 2 isoform X1, which encodes MASLPGGMVGRRRRLAPRGRAAAPGDVSEELVNAWVLQFYFCQAMTAYRCGRRRDFRQLRDVMQALLVRPVTKEPAIAQMLRMMQLLSRIEEGENLDCTFDKESELTPLESAIGVLELIQSEFSVAEKTMETIEKMVKEAAVIVCIKNRQFEKASKIVKSHIGKEPKTQKKKAEFLGIIREKNLTHPVVKNFSFRDFQQAVFHHLESYIGDSEPALLTVIKKWNSEHHEEEKCSSEPPESANKPKDKDPDGAPESAETPKDQDPDGAPESAETPKDQDPDGASESTETAEDQVEALGPAKRACSLEALPGPVEGAQDSAAAPEAMDVAMDPAATPERIVAVVNTLEDASAPMEIPSKPVSAAPELPAVSPGDLERLPSGAITTFGISALREAFKILSNLPDSDALFTKLDETDFPFLKQLSPSVSHRTKRQQEEENQDPEISDPPKIAHKSKRLLTLSKMVTERDIQCGELSSSPDSSQEPVVSSASRPVQKLHDQPVPTQSTKLFQGRWNSSCGEEEKDSWSEEDELFSDAASFTSDHNSTVFGSRKQRWTVQESQWIKEGVKKFGEGRWKAICQKYPFQNRTAVMIKDRWRTMKKLGML
- the TMED6 gene encoding transmembrane emp24 domain-containing protein 6 isoform X1; its protein translation is MITPPPQVPAPALPQRVGRLESRMLLLVVLLVLLDPTGCPKTEPLSGSGQEPLFRGADRYDFAIIVPAGAVECFWQFAHQTGNFFFSYEVQRATGIGNSRNILATATDPNGVQLGVSQHMRGQINFLTKETGFYQLCLDNHENHFGFVQVYLNFGVYYEGLNMEKKEPEEKKELNNTLEAIEVSIHKLQVHIFHMWRFYNFARMRKGADSFLLESNYNYVNWWSMAQSCVIVLSGVLQLYFLKHLFNGHTSSRPKC
- the NIP7 gene encoding 60S ribosome subunit biogenesis protein NIP7 homolog — encoded protein: MRPLTEAETRAVFEKLRRYIGENIQLLVDRPDGTYCFRLHRDRVYYLSEKLLKVAASIPRESLVSLGTCFGKFTKSQKFRLSVTALDFLAPYAKYKVWVKPGSEQSFLYGNHVLKSGLGRITENTAQYQGVVVYSMADIPLGFGVAAKSTQECRKVDPMAIVVFHQADVGEYVRNEDTLT
- the TERF2 gene encoding telomeric repeat-binding factor 2 isoform X3 translates to MLRMMQLLSRIEEGENLDCTFDKESELTPLESAIGVLELIQSEFSVAEKTMETIEKMVKEAAVIVCIKNRQFEKASKIVKSHIGKEPKTQKKKAEFLGIIREKNLTHPVVKNFSFRDFQQAVFHHLESYIGDSEPALLTVIKKWNSEHHEEEKCSSEPPESANKPKDKDPDGAPESAETPKDQDPDGAPESAETPKDQDPDGASESTETAEDQVEALGPAKRACSLEALPGPVEGAQDSAAAPEAMDVAMDPAATPERIVAVVNTLEDASAPMEIPSKPVSAAPELPAVSPGDLERLPSGAITTFGISALREAFKILSNLPDSDALFTKLDETDFPFLKQLSPSVSHRTKRQQEEENQDPEISDPPKIAHKSKRLLTLSKMVTERDIQCGELSSSPDSSQEPVVSSASRPVQKLHDQPVPTQSTKLFQGRWNSSCGEEEKDSWSEEDELFSDAASFTSDHNSTVFGSRKQRWTVQESQWIKEGVKKFGEGRWKAICQKYPFQNRTAVMIKDRWRTMKKLGML
- the TMED6 gene encoding transmembrane emp24 domain-containing protein 6 isoform X2, with the translated sequence MITPPPQVPAPALPQRVGRLESRMLLLVVLLVLLDPTGCPKTEPLSGSGQEPLFRGADRYDFAIIVPAGAVECFWQFAHQTGNFFFSYEVQRATGIGNSRNILATATDPNGVQLGVSQHMRGQINFLTKETGFYQLCLDNHENHFGFVQVYLNFGVYYEGLNMEKKEPEEKKELNNTLEAIEVLHPFTGQHPQAAGPHLPHVAVLQLRPDAERS